The Paenibacillus dendritiformis region CGAACGAATGAGAACCATCATGACATGCAGCTCGCTCGGCTTATGTCCTTCAATCGAACGGCGATGCCATTCCGCCTTGTTGAACAGCTTGAAGGCCCTCATCAGCCGCTCGGTTGTCGTTCCCTCCTCATGCATCTCGTTTACCCCCTCGTTACCTAAAATTCAAATTAATTAGGTAACCTATTTATTTGGTAACCTAATTATATTTTCGCAGCTAACCGATGTCAAACTCCAAAAAAAGGAGCTGCCCCTCCTTTATAGGAAAAGAGGAACAGCCTACTTTTTGAGTCCTTGCAGTTGTATCTTGACTGATTGCGCGCCGGTGAGCTCTTCTTCCAGCACGGTGTACCAGACCGCCCCATATGACGATCGAATGACCGGCGCCATCTTGATATCCATGACCTCTTGTTGTTCGTGGCGGGGAATGCGAACCTCCACATTGACGACATCCGGATCAGTAACGAGGCCGTAGAGTACGACCAGGTCAGTGCTGCCGAATGTTATAGCTTATCGATTCGGGAGGAGCGGGGTGGGGGAAGTCGTTGCGCACCCACCCGTTTATTTTCAACCCGCTTGATTGTAAAAAGGCGATGTTCATCTCTTTCAGATTCAAATCATGAAAAACGATAATGTCGATGTCTCCAGGTATAGTCTCCTGATGCAGCAGCTCGGCATCAAACCCCTGAGGCGTCAACCATTCTTCGGCCGATTCGGCTTCCGGACGAAACAGTAAAGCTGCTATCAAACCGATAAGCAAGAGCGCAGCCGCAACCCATCTTTTCATTAGAATCCGCTCCTGACCGCCTAGAAGGCACACTCATACATATTGAATATGCGCAGCCCGGCTCCAAAAACAACCGGGTTACATCGACGACAAGCGGCGCTCGATATAGGAATCGAACGCGGTCTTGATGACCGCCACCACAGGCACCGCGATGAACATCCCGATGAGCCCGAAGAAGCCGCCCCCGATAATAATCGCGAAAATAATCCACAGCGGGCCGATGCCCACCTTGTTCCCGATGACCTTCGGGCCAATATAATAGCCGTCCAGCTGCTGGATAATGAAAATAAACAGCACGTTCCACAGCGCCTGCATCGGGGACACGAGCAAGGTGATCAGGCCGACGAACAACATGCCGATGAACGGTCCGAAATAGGGAATGACATTCGTGACGCCCACGACTAGAGCGGCTAGCAGCGCGAACGGCGATTGTAGAATCAGCAGCCCCACAAATACGATAGAACCGATAATCATCGCATCCAAAATGACCCCGACAAAATATTGGGAAAAGGTCGTATCGATCCGCTTGACGAAATCAACCACCGATGACGCCCGCCCCTGTCCCAACAGGGCAACCAGAATCTTCTGCGTGCCACGGCCAATCGCTTCCTTGTCCTTCAGCAGATAAATCGATACGATGAAGCCGATAACGAGATTCAGCAGCGTCGTCGTTAGCGACAGCAGGCCGGACAGTAAGTTGTTCAGGATGAGCCGGACGAACTCGCTGATCTGGCTGGAAGCGGACGAGAGGAACTCCCCTAGCTTGGCGTCGATCCCGGATTGGGCGAACCATTCCTGCTCCAGCACATGGCCGCGTATCCATTGCTCCGTCCCCGCGATATATTGAGGCAATCCCGCGAGCAGCGTGCTGACGCTGTCAATAATTCTCGGGGTGATTACCGTAATAACGATGAAGATCAATCCGAGGAACAGCGTATAAACAATAAGAATGCTGTACAGCCTGCGCAGCCGCTGCCGTGAGAACAGCTTCGCCTCCAGCGCGTTGACCAGCGGCCGGAGCAAATAAGCGATAAAAAAAGCAATGAAAAAAGGCGTCATCAAGGACATCACCGTAGAGAAAAAATGCAGGACGCCCCCAATATTGTCCACCAGCTTGTACAGCAGCAGCCCCGCGGTGAACAGGCCCAAATAGTATAATGTTTTGCGATCCCTGAACATCGTTCCCTCCTGAACTTCTTCGTGGTGTAGGTTGCCGCATGTTCCGGACGGCAGGCCGGTATAGCGAATCAGGAGGACTTTTTGCCCTTCTCTTTGTCTTTATCCTTGTCCTTCGCCATTTGCTTCTCCAGATCGTCAATCATCTTCTCGGCCAGACGCTTATACGTATTCGCCTGATGAATGAAGGTCAATACGGCCAGCAGCGTAAAGGCCTGGCTATCCCCGGCCGAGGCCACCGCTTCGGTCTGGGCCGCCACGGCACTCTCCAACTGAAGAGCCTGCTCCTCCTTCAGCCGCAGGAACTGCTCGTACACCTTCCATCCGTCGACATCCTCCCGATGAAGCGTACCCTGGAACAGCGTCTTGATGTCACCGATGGACAGCGTCTGCTTCAAATGATAGATCAGCGCCATTTGAATGATATGCTCGGGAGAATACTTCTTATTCTTCGCCGGAAGCAGCAGTTTGTCCTTGGTATAATTATTGATCATCGTCTTCGTCAGCAGCTTGTCCTCGGGATGCCGTTTCGTCGGCTCCAGCACGCTTTCGAACAACGTGATGACCTGATCCATATAGAGATCGAGCTTCGGGATTTCCGCCGGCTCGATGTCCGGCATGCCCGCGATGCCCCGGTACAGGGCTTCGATATGCTCCTTCGCGGTTGCGTCTTCCATGTCTTCCTCTCCTTCATGCCTGGGGGCGCAACTGAAAATGATGCTGTCCCGTTCATTTCTCCATACTAACATATGCAAAAGACAAGAGGCTACAATGCAAAAAACTCTTCTATTTACTTCTCTGAATCACATGTTATAATTTATATATAACACCATGTAGTTTTCATTACTACATAACATTTTTTGTTAACACATCTAATGCGCGGGCACGCGTTAATCATAAATAGGGCAGGATAGCCGGATACTAGTTCATGGGAGGTTCGATTGAAGATGGAAAAGCCATGCAATATCGTCTTGTACGGCGATTCGATTGCGAAGGGGATCGTGTACGATGAAGAGAAAGGCAGATACGCCAAGCTGGCCGACAGCTTCGGGCAGCTCGTTCAGCGCCGCCTGAACGGGATCGTGACGAACGCGGGTCGCTTCGGCTGCCTCGTTACGAAGGGAGCCGAGAAGCTGAAGCAGGATGTCCTGAGCCGGCGCCCGGATATCGTGCTGCTGGAATTCGGGGGCAATGATTGCGACTTCGATTGGGACAAAATCGCCCGGCAGCCCGGGGATCTGCATGAGCCGAACACGGATCTGGAGCGCTACACGCAGACGTTGAAGGACATGATTCGCACCTTGAAGGACCACGGGATCGTTCCGGTGCTGATGTCCCTGCCGCCGCTGGATGCGGATCGGTATTTCCGGTGGATCAGCAAGAACGACGACTCCGCCGCCGCGAACATCCTTGCCTGGCTGGGCAGCGTCAGCCGGATTTATTGGTGGCATGAACGCTACAATGCCGCCATCATCCGGGTCGCAGAGGAGATGAATACGCGCTGGATCGATGTGAGAGGCGCGTTCCTGCGGGCATTCGATTACCGGAATTATCTGTGCGCCGACGGGATACACCCGAACGAGCAAGGCCATCAGGTGATTGCCCAGGAGCTGATGAGCTATTTGGAGAGCCGATACCGTCATTTGTTGAAATGCTAAATGAGCAGGCCGGATGACTGTCTATTCAGGCAATCACCCGGCTTGCTTGGCTTATTCGATATCCGGCCCATCCGATCCGGGAAGCCGATAATTCATCCACTCCCCCGGGAGCAGCTGCCGGTAGGGCGTCTGCAGGAAGCGGTCGTCGATCAGTACGAGCGTCCCGGTGTCGCGCTCCGAACGGATCAGCCTTCCTCCGGCTTGAAGCACCTTGTTCATCCCGGGATAGACATAGGCATAGTTGTACCCGTTTTTCCCCGTGCGGTTGACGTAGTCGCGAATGATGTTCCGCTCCAGGCCGAGCTGAGGCAGGCCGACGCCGACGACGATGACGCCCGTCAACCGGTCTCCCTGGAGGTCTACCCCTTCCGAGAATACGCCGCCGAGCACGGCGAACCCGACCAGCGTGCCTGTCCGATCCGGCTGGAAGGCATCCAGGAACCGCTCCCGCTCCTCCTCTGTCATCCGCGCCTCCTGCACCAGCATTTCGACCGGGCTTCCTTCTGCCATGAAGGCTTCGTATACCTCGTGCAAGTACGGATACGAAGGGAAGAACACCAAATAATTGCCGCCCCGCTCCTCTACCACGCGCCGAATCGCCTGCACGAGCGGCAGCTTCGTCCGTTCCCGATCCCGGTACCGGGTAGACAGCGGGTGCAGCCGCACATCCCACTGCGCCGGATCGAACGGGGAAGGAAGAGAGAGCGTGTAATCCTCTTCCCGATTGCCGCCCAGCAGGTCCATATAATAGGACATCGGCGTCAAGGTCGCAGAGAAGCGCACAATCGATCGATACCGCTTGCCCGCCTGAGCGAGCAGGAAGGACGGATCGAGACAGAACAGCTTCAGCCGGACCTCATTCCGCTCGACTTCGGCATACGTCGTGAACCGCTCATCGTAGAGCTTCGCGATGCGGACGAAGCTTGACGCAGCGAAATAGGCGTCGAGCAGCATCGTATGGGCCGGCGATCCGCCGCCGCCCAGCAGGACCGGTTCGGCTTGGGCGATGAACCCGTCCAGCAGCGCCAGCAGTTCTTCGGGCAGCTCCATGTCCGTCAGGCCGCCCTGATCCGCACACTGCTTCCGCAAGGCGATGAAATAGGCATTCACCGCTTGAGCCGCGTCGTGGATCGGGCGATTCACTCCCTTGAACTCGCGCTTCAGCTGCAGGAACGCGGACTTGACCAGTTCGGCCGAATACATATCCCGCGCCCGGTCGACGAGATTATGCGCCTCATCGATCAGGAGCCCCGTCTCCTTCTTCTGCTCTTCCGCCCACCGCTTCATCGAGACGCGCGGATCGAACACATAATTATAATCGCAAATGACCGCATCGGCCGCATACGCGAGATCGAGCGAAAATTCAAACGGGCATACCCGGTGCTTGCGGGCGTACTCCTCAATGACCGGACGGGTCATCTGCGTCTCATGGGACAATATATCCATGATCGCCCCGTTAATCCGGTCATAATAGCCGTCGGCATATTCGCAATAATCCGGCTGGCAGCGGGTCTCCTCCTGGAAGCAGATCTTGTCCTTGGCGGTCAACGTAACCGATTGCATGCAGAGTCCCTTCGACGCCAGCCGCGCGCAAGCATCCTCGGCAGCCGCGCGCGTCGTCGTCTTGGCCGTAATATAGAGAATCCGCCGGATCAGCCCTTCCCCCATCGCCTTGACCGCAGGGTACAAGGTCGACATCGTCTTGCCGATGCCGGTCGGTGCCATGGCGAACAGGCCGCTGCCCTGAGCAATCGACGTATATACGGCGCCGGCCAGCTTCCTCTGTCCTGCCCGGTACGTGTCGAACGGGAACGGCAGCTCCCGGATGCTCTCCTGCCGCCGCTGCTCGTGGTCCCGCCGCATCGCCGCGTACGGCGCATACCGTCCGATGACGTCCAGCACGAAGGCCTCCAGCTCGGCGAAGGTCAGCACCCGCTTGAACCGCTTCGCTTCTTCCGTGCGGACATGGACATAGGTCAACTGCACCGCCATCCGATCGCGGCCATGCTCCTTCGCATACATATAGGCGTAGCAGCAGGCCTGCGCCCAATGCACAGGATACGCATCCTCCGTAATCAAGCTGACGTCCCCCGATGTCGACTTGATCTCGTCTATCGTCTCCTCGCCGGACAGAAGCAGGCCGTCACAGCGGCCGTCGATCTTGAAGCTTAGATCGCCGTACCGGATGTCGGCCTGCAAATACACTTCCTTGTGGTCCGTCTCTCCATAGCTTTCCTGCACCCGCTGATGGGCCTTCGTCCCGTCCGTCATCGAGCTGGCGGCCCGGAAGCCGCTGTCGATGCTGCCGCTGAGGAACACATGCTCCACCAGCGAACGTACGGATAATTGTATCGTATACGTCATCGCATTCTCCCGATTCCTGTCATTGCCTGAATCTGTAACTCATTATACCGATTATACCGCAATTCAGGCCACAGTGCCGGGTGCACAGCGTTCATGACCTCGCCGCCAATTTCGCGAGTCCCCCGCAGCCGCCTGCAGCAAGCCCACCTGCATCCAGCCGGCCTGCAGCAGATTCGTGTTCAGCGAGCAGAACCGAACAGCTCACTTCGTTCCCTGGCCCGCTGCTTCCAATCCGCGCACATACGTATGAAGCATCCGCTTCAGGCTCTCATCCCGCTCCAGCTCCATGCGGAAGCCCTGCTTCATCTCCAGCGTAGCGAAGCCATGCAGCAGGCTGCGCAGACCGCGCACGACATGGAAGGCGTCGGCCTTCTCGTACTTATATTCGCCAAGCACAGCGAGCAGCAGCTCCAATATCGAGTCGGATGCGGCTTGAATATCCGGGTCATTGAAATCCGGCGGCGACATCGTCGCTTCGTATACTCCCGGATGCTGGCGGACGAAGTTGACGTAAGCGAAGCCGATCGCATCGATGGCCGCCTCGCCCGACTTCCCCACCGCCGCGCGCGCCAGCGACTCTCTCAGTTGCAGCAGGCCGTAATGAGCCAGCCCGGTGCGCAGCCCCGGAAGCCCCTGAACATGATTGTACAGCGAGGGCGACTTAATGCCGAGCCGCTCCGCAATCGCGGCCAGCGTCACTTGGCTGAGCCCATCCGCATCCGCAATCTCTGCGGCGGTGTGCACTATTAATGAACGATCAATGGATTTCCTTGGCATGATGCTGATTCCTCCATACTTGTTCTACTTCTTGAATCGCCTTGTCGATCGCTGGCGCCGGATGCGGCAGCATCGGCCCATGGCCGACCGCCAGCAAGGTCGGCTCCAACGCGCGCAGCTTGCGCGCGCTCGCGATCGATTCCCCCAAGTTCCAGGTGGCGAACGCCGGGAACGGGAACCGCAGCTTCATCTTGCCGGACACGGCCACGCCGCCCTGCGTCTGGAAGGCATCTCCGGCGATAAGAGCCCGGCTGCGCGTGTCGAGGAAGGCCATCAGCCCCGGCGTATGCCCCGGCGCGGCGACAGCGAGCAAAGAGCCGATGCGATCGCCGTCACACAGCAGCCGATCCGGCACCGTCTTGACCGAGGCCGGCACCCCGCCGCGAATCGGCATCGCAGCCTCTCCCGGCTCCAGCGAGCGGTCGCCGCGCAGCAGCTTGGCATCCCGCTGCGAGATGGATACCTCCGCGCCCGGCAGCGCGTCCTTCAAAGCATCCAGCGAACCGACATGGTCGTCATGGGCATGCGTCAAGACGATGCGGGTAATCGGCTTGCCCAACTCGGCGGCCGTTCTCAGGATGCCCTTCAGACTAAGGGGCAGCCCGGCATCGATCAAGGTGAGCTCCTTCTCTTCTTCGACCAGATATACATTTACAGGGAACAGTCCCGGGAACCACGTTAATTGATAGACATGCTCATGGCGGGTTACGCGCATGGCAATCACCTCCGATTGCTTAACTAATTATATTAGTATAATAACTAACTATATTAGTTTTTGCAATCTTTATTTTTGTCTCCTCCCACATTTTGAGCAAATACCTTTCCCGGAGAGTCATCACTGCGCCATTGCAGACTTAAAACAGCGGGATTCATACAGGCCGGACAACAAAAAACACCCGCGCAGGGTGTTTTTTGGCGCTGTGCTCCGGGATGGCTTCCATTTGTGGGGCGTGGCGAGCTTAGTCCACTCTTCTCCGGGGGGTCATGTTCGTCGTAGCGATCTTGTTCTGTCTATCTTGGCTGGTCAGGTTCGACGTTTCGAGCTTGCTCTGCCCTATCCTGCTTGCTCAGGTTCGACGTGGCAAGTTGCTCTGCTCTATCCCGGTTGTTCAGGTTCGACGTTTCGAGCCTGCTCTGCACCTATCCTGATTGCTCAGGTTCGACGTGGCAAGTTGCTCTGCACCTATCCTGATCGGTCGGGTTCGACGTGGCAAGTTGCTCTGCTCTACCCCAGTTGCGCAGCAGGTCCGCCTGAAAGTCCGGTTGGTCCAGTTAGGTAAGTTAGTTAGTCCGGTTAGTTAAGTTAGTTAATTCAGTTAGTCCAGTTAATTCAGTTGTTTCGGCTAGTTCAGTTTGTGGAGTTGAGTGAAAATCCTGCATAGCCGCATCATTTTACGCCAGATAATCATATATTCGACAGAATTCCTGCAAAATTACATCTTTTCGCCCTACTTTGTCTGCTTTTCAGTCGATTAGGTGGAAATTCCTGCACTTTTGCAGTATTCCGATCAAGACATAGACGCCGACATGCAAATACTGCACTTTTGCAGTTTTGCCGCGGCGTTTCCGAGCCGCTCGATGCAACAAGGGATAATCGGGGCAGCTCACGCGCCCCGGACAAGTCCGCCACTTCCCCCTATCCCCTTAGTATCCCTAGGTTATCCTGAGTTCCCCTTGGTTTCCCTTGGTTTCCCTTGGTTTCTCTGAGTTTCTCTGGGTTTCTCTTGCTTTCTCTACTTTTCTCTGGGTTTCACTGAGTTTCCCGGGTTTCCCTGAGTTCCCCTGTCTGTCCCCATTTGTTCCCCTTATGGTTCCACTGCCGCTTCCACTTGCGGGACGACCGCTTCATGCAGGTAGCGGTCCAGCTCTGCGGCGCCGCTCGCCTTTTGCTCCGGCGTCCAGCCCAGGTGAGCGGCCATCCACTCGATGGCCGGCTGCTTCCATTGCCGGACCCATTCGATGTCGAAGAAAAGGGCGCCGGTTCTTCGAATGAAGAAGTCGGCCGGCTTGAGCGCCATCTCTTCCTCCACCGCGTATACGAGCGGAATGAGGACTTCAAGCGGGAGGCCGCCGGATGCGGCTTCGTCGCGGTACCGCTCCGCCAGCGCGAAGAGGCGGTCCGCATTCGAGCCGTACATGCGAGCCCACCGCTTGGCCAACGCGGCATCCAGACCGCGGCGGATGCCCTCCTCCATCTTCGCCTCCACGAAGCCCGGGAAGGCGGAGGAGCCGCCGACATCGCCGCCGGCGATCGGCATCTGCTTCGTCTTGACCGGCACGAACGGGCGGTCGTCTTCCTTGGCCAGCCGCTGCATGACGCGATCGACGACCGTCTCCGCCATCTTGCGGTATCCGGTCAGCTTGCCGCCGGCGATCGTGATCAGGCCGGAAGGCGACTCCCAGATTTCATCCCGGCGCGAGATCTCGGATGCGCTCTTTCCTTCCTCATAGATGAGCGGTCTGACCCCGGCCCAGCTCGATTCGATATCGTCGGCGGTCAGCCGCACCGACGGGAACATGAACGCGATAGCGTCCATAATATAATCGCGGTCTTCCTTCGTCATGACGGGATGGGCGGGGTCACCCTTGTAGAACGTGTCGGTCGTGCCGACATACGTTTTGCCGTCACGCGGAATCGCGAAGACCATCCGCCCGTCAGGCGTATCGAAATAGATCGCTTGCTTGAGCGGGAACTTCGCCTGGTCGATGACGAGATGCACACCTTTGGACAATTGCAGATGCTTGCCCGTCTTCGAGTGATCCCGCTCGCGAAGCTCATCCACCCATGGGCCCGCCGCATTAATGATCGTCTTGGCATAGAACTCATACTCCTTGCCATCCGCCTGATCCACGACGCGCACGCCGCATAGCTTCCCATTCTCATAGAGGAAGGACTCGGCCTTCATATAATTCAGCGCCATCGCTCCGTGGCGGACGGCTTCCTTCATGACTTCGATCGTCAAGCGCGCGTCATCCGTCCGGTACTCTACGTAATAACCGCCGCCCAGCAAGCCTTCCCGCTTCAGCAGCGGTTCACGCTCTACCGTCTCTTGCGCGGACAGCATGCGCCGGCGCTCGCTATGCTTGACCCCGGCGAGGAAGTCGTAGACACGCAAGCCAATGCCGGTGCTGAACTTGCCGAAGGTCCCGCCGCGGTGAATCGGCAGCAGCATCCATTCCGGAGTCGTCACATGGGGGCCGTTCTCATAGACGATGGCCCGTTCCTTGCCGACCTCTGCTACCGTGCTTATATCGAACTGTTTCAAATACCGGAGCCCGCCATGCACCAGCTTCGTCGAACGGCTGGACGTTCCGGCCGCGAAATCCTGCATCTCGAACAAGGCCGTCGTCAGTCCGCGGGTCTCCGCATCGAGCGCGATGCCCGCTCCGGTAATGCCGCCGCCGATTACAATGACGTCCAGCGGCGTCTGGCCCATAGCATGCGCGATCCGCTCGCGATGTGCAGAAGAGAATGTTGCAGTTGTCATAGGTGAACCTCCTCGTTGCAGTAACGTCAAATATTAGGTCGTCTCTCCGAAAGAAAAACTGCAACAACACCACAGCCTCAGACTGTCATGCGATTGCAGTTCCCCCCGTTCTCCAACTGAATGATTTTATTAACTTGTGCGCAAATATAAACCAAGAAATCCGATACGCCCGGCTTATTTGAATGCTTTGGTCGCCGCAATGGCCGTCTTCCAGCCTGCGTACAGCGCTTCCCGCCGCTCCTGCGGCAGCGCCGGTTGGAAATCGCGCTCGATGCTCCAGAGCGAGTAGATCTCCTCCCGGCTCTCCCAGTAGCCGACCGCAAGCCCTGCGAGATAAGCGGCTCCCAACGCGGTCGTCTCGCTGACTTGCGGGCGTTCCACCGGCACGCCCAGCATATCGCTCTGGAACTGCATCAGGAAATTATTTTGCACCGCGCCCCCGTCCACGCGCAGCGTCGTCAATTCTATCGAAGAGTCCGCCTCCATCGCCTGAAGCACATCCAGCGTCTGATAAGCGAGAGACTCCAGCGTCGCCCGAATCAGATGCTCCTTCGACGTGCCGCGCGTCAAGCCGAAGACGGCGCCCTTCACTTCGCTGTCCCAATATGGCGTTCCCAGCCCGACGAAGGCCGGCACGACGTATACGCCATCGGTCGAGCCGACGCGGCTCGCATATTGCTCGCTGTCGGCGGCGTCTTTGAACATGCGCAGGCCATCGCGCAGCCACTGTATCGCCGAACCGGCCACGAATACGCTGCCCTCAAGAGCATATTCCACCTTGCCGTCAATCCCCCACGCAATCGTCGTCAGCAGTCCATGAGAGGATTGAACGGCCTGCTCGCCCGTATTCATAAGCATGAAGCACCCGGTTCCGTACGTGTTTTTGGCCATGCCGGGCTTGAAGCAAGCTTGCCCGAACAGGGCGGCCTGCTGGTCTCCGGCGATGCCGGCAATCGGAACCCGCTCGCCGAAGAAATGATAGTCGGCCGTCTGGCCGTAGATCTCGGAGGAGGAGCGCACCTCAGGCAGCATCTGCTTCGGAATATCCAGAATTTCCAGCAGCTCGTCGTCCCATTTCAGCTCATGGATGTTGTACATCAGCGTGCGGGACGCGTTACTGTAATCCGTCACGTGCGCTTCCCCGTCGGTCAGCTTCCAGATCAGCCACGTATCGATGGTGCCGAACAGCAGCTCCCCGCGTTCCGCTCTCTCCCGGGCGCCCGGGACATGATCAAGGATCCATTTCACCTTCGTGCCGGAAAAATAAGAATCGATCAGCAGCCCGGTCTTCGATCGGAACAGCTCACTATGCCCCGCCGCCTGAAGCTCGTCGCAGATCGCTTTCGTCTGCCGCGATTGCCATACAATCGCATGATAGATAGGGCGGCCTGACTCCTTATCCCAGACGACGGCCGTCTCGCGCTGATTCGTAATGCCGATGCCGGCGATCTGACTCGGCTTCACGCCCGATTCAATAAGACAAGTCGCAATGACAGCGAGCACGGTTCCCCAGATCTCCTGCGCATTATGCTCTACCCACCCCGGTTCAGGGAAAATTTGCGTAAACTCTTTTTTGGCCATATGAATAATCTCGCCGGATCTGTTGAACAAAATCGCCCTGGAACTGGTCGTCCCCTGATCAATCGATAAAATATACTTCTCCATCACCGATTCCTCCAATTCATCTAATGAACTGCGCCATGACCTGCGCATAAGCCCCTATAATCTCGCCTGGGCCGATACTTTGCCGTCTCGCCGGGAAGTGAGCAATGCAATGATCACGATGACGAGAACGATGCCGGATACGACCCAGACGAGGGTATCCGCTTGCCCGAGGAACACCGTTTTGTAGAAGAGTCCGCCCAATGCGCCCCCAATCATCGGGCCTGCGACAGGAACCCAGGCATATGCCCAATTGGAACCGCCTTTGCCTGGAATGGGAAGCAGCATATGCATAATTCTCGGGCCGAGGTCGCGCGCGGGATTGATCGCGTACCCGGTCGTTCCGCCCAGCGACAAGCCGATGCTCACAATAAGAAAGCCGACAATGAACGGACCGAGCCCGGCCGTAAGCTCATTGGCGCCAATCGCCAAAATGACGAGAACGAGAATAAACGTCCCGATAATCTCGCTGATCAGATTTCCGAAAAGATGCGGCGCCGCCGGCCCTGTCGCGA contains the following coding sequences:
- a CDS encoding AI-2E family transporter, which produces MFRDRKTLYYLGLFTAGLLLYKLVDNIGGVLHFFSTVMSLMTPFFIAFFIAYLLRPLVNALEAKLFSRQRLRRLYSILIVYTLFLGLIFIVITVITPRIIDSVSTLLAGLPQYIAGTEQWIRGHVLEQEWFAQSGIDAKLGEFLSSASSQISEFVRLILNNLLSGLLSLTTTLLNLVIGFIVSIYLLKDKEAIGRGTQKILVALLGQGRASSVVDFVKRIDTTFSQYFVGVILDAMIIGSIVFVGLLILQSPFALLAALVVGVTNVIPYFGPFIGMLFVGLITLLVSPMQALWNVLFIFIIQQLDGYYIGPKVIGNKVGIGPLWIIFAIIIGGGFFGLIGMFIAVPVVAVIKTAFDSYIERRLSSM
- a CDS encoding DUF1836 domain-containing protein, with the protein product MEDATAKEHIEALYRGIAGMPDIEPAEIPKLDLYMDQVITLFESVLEPTKRHPEDKLLTKTMINNYTKDKLLLPAKNKKYSPEHIIQMALIYHLKQTLSIGDIKTLFQGTLHREDVDGWKVYEQFLRLKEEQALQLESAVAAQTEAVASAGDSQAFTLLAVLTFIHQANTYKRLAEKMIDDLEKQMAKDKDKDKEKGKKSS
- a CDS encoding SGNH/GDSL hydrolase family protein, which codes for MEKPCNIVLYGDSIAKGIVYDEEKGRYAKLADSFGQLVQRRLNGIVTNAGRFGCLVTKGAEKLKQDVLSRRPDIVLLEFGGNDCDFDWDKIARQPGDLHEPNTDLERYTQTLKDMIRTLKDHGIVPVLMSLPPLDADRYFRWISKNDDSAAANILAWLGSVSRIYWWHERYNAAIIRVAEEMNTRWIDVRGAFLRAFDYRNYLCADGIHPNEQGHQVIAQELMSYLESRYRHLLKC
- a CDS encoding ATP-dependent DNA helicase, with protein sequence MTYTIQLSVRSLVEHVFLSGSIDSGFRAASSMTDGTKAHQRVQESYGETDHKEVYLQADIRYGDLSFKIDGRCDGLLLSGEETIDEIKSTSGDVSLITEDAYPVHWAQACCYAYMYAKEHGRDRMAVQLTYVHVRTEEAKRFKRVLTFAELEAFVLDVIGRYAPYAAMRRDHEQRRQESIRELPFPFDTYRAGQRKLAGAVYTSIAQGSGLFAMAPTGIGKTMSTLYPAVKAMGEGLIRRILYITAKTTTRAAAEDACARLASKGLCMQSVTLTAKDKICFQEETRCQPDYCEYADGYYDRINGAIMDILSHETQMTRPVIEEYARKHRVCPFEFSLDLAYAADAVICDYNYVFDPRVSMKRWAEEQKKETGLLIDEAHNLVDRARDMYSAELVKSAFLQLKREFKGVNRPIHDAAQAVNAYFIALRKQCADQGGLTDMELPEELLALLDGFIAQAEPVLLGGGGSPAHTMLLDAYFAASSFVRIAKLYDERFTTYAEVERNEVRLKLFCLDPSFLLAQAGKRYRSIVRFSATLTPMSYYMDLLGGNREEDYTLSLPSPFDPAQWDVRLHPLSTRYRDRERTKLPLVQAIRRVVEERGGNYLVFFPSYPYLHEVYEAFMAEGSPVEMLVQEARMTEEERERFLDAFQPDRTGTLVGFAVLGGVFSEGVDLQGDRLTGVIVVGVGLPQLGLERNIIRDYVNRTGKNGYNYAYVYPGMNKVLQAGGRLIRSERDTGTLVLIDDRFLQTPYRQLLPGEWMNYRLPGSDGPDIE
- a CDS encoding TetR/AcrR family transcriptional regulator, yielding MPRKSIDRSLIVHTAAEIADADGLSQVTLAAIAERLGIKSPSLYNHVQGLPGLRTGLAHYGLLQLRESLARAAVGKSGEAAIDAIGFAYVNFVRQHPGVYEATMSPPDFNDPDIQAASDSILELLLAVLGEYKYEKADAFHVVRGLRSLLHGFATLEMKQGFRMELERDESLKRMLHTYVRGLEAAGQGTK
- a CDS encoding MBL fold metallo-hydrolase → MRVTRHEHVYQLTWFPGLFPVNVYLVEEEKELTLIDAGLPLSLKGILRTAAELGKPITRIVLTHAHDDHVGSLDALKDALPGAEVSISQRDAKLLRGDRSLEPGEAAMPIRGGVPASVKTVPDRLLCDGDRIGSLLAVAAPGHTPGLMAFLDTRSRALIAGDAFQTQGGVAVSGKMKLRFPFPAFATWNLGESIASARKLRALEPTLLAVGHGPMLPHPAPAIDKAIQEVEQVWRNQHHAKEIH
- a CDS encoding glycerol-3-phosphate dehydrogenase/oxidase; protein product: MTTATFSSAHRERIAHAMGQTPLDVIVIGGGITGAGIALDAETRGLTTALFEMQDFAAGTSSRSTKLVHGGLRYLKQFDISTVAEVGKERAIVYENGPHVTTPEWMLLPIHRGGTFGKFSTGIGLRVYDFLAGVKHSERRRMLSAQETVEREPLLKREGLLGGGYYVEYRTDDARLTIEVMKEAVRHGAMALNYMKAESFLYENGKLCGVRVVDQADGKEYEFYAKTIINAAGPWVDELRERDHSKTGKHLQLSKGVHLVIDQAKFPLKQAIYFDTPDGRMVFAIPRDGKTYVGTTDTFYKGDPAHPVMTKEDRDYIMDAIAFMFPSVRLTADDIESSWAGVRPLIYEEGKSASEISRRDEIWESPSGLITIAGGKLTGYRKMAETVVDRVMQRLAKEDDRPFVPVKTKQMPIAGGDVGGSSAFPGFVEAKMEEGIRRGLDAALAKRWARMYGSNADRLFALAERYRDEAASGGLPLEVLIPLVYAVEEEMALKPADFFIRRTGALFFDIEWVRQWKQPAIEWMAAHLGWTPEQKASGAAELDRYLHEAVVPQVEAAVEP
- the glpK gene encoding glycerol kinase GlpK, whose amino-acid sequence is MEKYILSIDQGTTSSRAILFNRSGEIIHMAKKEFTQIFPEPGWVEHNAQEIWGTVLAVIATCLIESGVKPSQIAGIGITNQRETAVVWDKESGRPIYHAIVWQSRQTKAICDELQAAGHSELFRSKTGLLIDSYFSGTKVKWILDHVPGARERAERGELLFGTIDTWLIWKLTDGEAHVTDYSNASRTLMYNIHELKWDDELLEILDIPKQMLPEVRSSSEIYGQTADYHFFGERVPIAGIAGDQQAALFGQACFKPGMAKNTYGTGCFMLMNTGEQAVQSSHGLLTTIAWGIDGKVEYALEGSVFVAGSAIQWLRDGLRMFKDAADSEQYASRVGSTDGVYVVPAFVGLGTPYWDSEVKGAVFGLTRGTSKEHLIRATLESLAYQTLDVLQAMEADSSIELTTLRVDGGAVQNNFLMQFQSDMLGVPVERPQVSETTALGAAYLAGLAVGYWESREEIYSLWSIERDFQPALPQERREALYAGWKTAIAATKAFK